In one Pseudodesulfovibrio tunisiensis genomic region, the following are encoded:
- the rpiB gene encoding ribose 5-phosphate isomerase B, with protein MGKTIIIGSDHGGFNLKQACIAALKDWGFDVRDMGPDCTDSCDYPIFAAKVAEAVKADHDLLGVLICGTGQGMSMTANRMGVRAALCTDEFTARMARGHNDARILCMGERVVGQGLALGILKAFLETGFEGDRHRRRIDLIDTVAE; from the coding sequence ATGGGCAAGACCATCATCATCGGCTCGGACCACGGCGGATTCAACCTCAAGCAGGCGTGCATCGCGGCCCTGAAGGACTGGGGCTTCGACGTCCGCGACATGGGACCGGACTGCACGGATTCCTGCGACTACCCGATTTTCGCGGCCAAGGTGGCCGAAGCGGTCAAGGCGGACCACGACCTGCTGGGCGTGCTCATCTGCGGCACGGGCCAGGGCATGTCCATGACCGCGAACCGCATGGGCGTGCGTGCGGCCCTGTGCACGGACGAATTCACGGCCCGCATGGCGCGCGGCCACAATGACGCCCGCATCCTGTGCATGGGCGAGCGCGTGGTCGGGCAGGGCCTCGCTCTCGGCATTCTCAAGGCATTTCTGGAAACCGGATTCGAGGGCGATCGCCACAGACGGCGCATCGACCTCATCGACACGGTTGCCGAATAA
- the tkt gene encoding transketolase, which yields MTNETQMAEKTVAVVKGLIMDGVAKANSGHPGGAMSSADFATILYSEFLNFNPDDPQWFNRDRFILSAGHESMLLYSLLHLNGFLGMDDLRNFRQMGSLTPGHPEVHLTPGVEATTGPLGQGFAMSVGFAAAEAFLRARLGADVMDHFTYVLASDGDLQEPIAMGAASLAGLWGLGKLVVFHDSNKIQLAGPTSRVDCTDHRKIFEGMCWQVIEVDGHDHDQIRKAIQDARLESSKPTLIIGNTVMAKGTATMEGDHNTHGAPLKADEIAASKKKLGLPENESFFVPEDVIAHFRARFDGMRKNAADWKAVLDARLADDAEFATLWKQIMTPRSELDFTLPEFTPGDSVATRKAWGACLNTIMEQLPNLIGGSADLDPSNQTNKFRETFGNFAVDGYEARNLAVGVREFPMAAIMNGMQLHGGLLPFGATFLVFSDYCRNAIRMSALQELPVLYVFTHDSFWVGEDGPTHQPIEHVSSLRLIPELIDLRPADALETAVCMDIALKQEKHPSVLLLTRQGLPVFDPAEHPSVKDGVRRGAYVLQDCEGTPDLILLASGSEVSLALETAKLLKRKVRVVSVPSFKLFDEQPESYKKEVLPPEVTARAAAEAGRTELWHKFVGCDGLVLGLDHFGQSAPGKELAEKYGFTAENFARMIREKY from the coding sequence ATGACGAATGAAACCCAGATGGCCGAAAAGACCGTTGCCGTTGTCAAAGGCCTGATCATGGACGGCGTTGCCAAGGCGAACTCCGGCCATCCCGGCGGGGCCATGTCCTCCGCGGACTTCGCCACCATTCTGTATTCGGAGTTCCTGAACTTCAACCCGGACGATCCCCAGTGGTTCAATCGCGACAGGTTCATCCTGTCCGCCGGGCACGAATCCATGCTGCTCTACAGCCTGCTTCACCTGAACGGGTTTCTGGGCATGGACGATCTCAGGAACTTCCGCCAGATGGGCAGCCTGACCCCGGGCCACCCCGAAGTGCACCTGACTCCGGGCGTGGAAGCCACCACCGGTCCTCTGGGTCAGGGCTTTGCCATGTCCGTGGGCTTTGCCGCTGCCGAAGCGTTCCTGCGCGCCAGGCTTGGTGCGGACGTCATGGACCACTTCACCTATGTCCTTGCCTCGGACGGCGACCTGCAGGAACCCATTGCCATGGGCGCGGCCTCTCTGGCCGGTCTGTGGGGACTGGGCAAGCTCGTGGTGTTCCACGACTCCAACAAGATCCAGCTCGCCGGTCCCACCAGCCGCGTGGACTGCACCGACCATCGCAAGATATTCGAGGGCATGTGCTGGCAGGTCATCGAGGTGGACGGCCACGACCACGACCAGATTCGCAAGGCCATTCAGGACGCACGGCTGGAAAGCTCCAAGCCGACCCTGATCATCGGCAACACGGTCATGGCCAAGGGCACCGCCACCATGGAAGGCGACCACAACACCCACGGCGCGCCCCTCAAGGCCGACGAGATCGCGGCTTCCAAGAAGAAGCTCGGCCTGCCCGAAAACGAATCCTTTTTCGTTCCCGAGGACGTGATCGCCCACTTCCGCGCCCGTTTCGACGGCATGCGCAAGAACGCGGCGGACTGGAAGGCCGTGCTGGACGCGCGCCTTGCCGACGACGCCGAGTTCGCGACCCTGTGGAAGCAGATCATGACCCCGCGTTCGGAACTGGATTTCACGCTGCCCGAGTTCACGCCCGGCGATTCCGTGGCCACCCGCAAGGCATGGGGCGCCTGCCTGAACACGATCATGGAGCAGCTCCCGAACCTGATCGGCGGTTCCGCCGACCTTGACCCGTCCAACCAGACCAACAAGTTCCGCGAGACCTTCGGCAACTTCGCGGTGGACGGCTACGAAGCCCGCAATCTGGCCGTGGGCGTACGCGAATTCCCCATGGCGGCCATCATGAACGGCATGCAGCTGCACGGCGGCCTGCTGCCCTTCGGCGCCACCTTTCTGGTGTTCTCGGACTACTGCCGCAATGCGATCCGCATGTCCGCGCTCCAGGAACTGCCCGTCCTGTACGTGTTCACCCACGATTCCTTCTGGGTGGGCGAGGACGGCCCCACGCACCAGCCCATTGAGCACGTCAGCTCCCTGCGCCTGATCCCGGAGCTCATCGACCTCCGGCCCGCTGACGCCCTTGAGACCGCCGTGTGCATGGACATCGCCCTGAAGCAGGAGAAGCACCCCTCGGTGCTGCTGCTCACCCGTCAGGGCCTGCCCGTATTCGACCCGGCCGAGCATCCCTCGGTCAAGGACGGCGTGCGCCGCGGCGCATACGTCCTGCAGGACTGCGAAGGCACCCCGGACCTGATCCTTCTGGCATCCGGCTCCGAAGTGTCCCTGGCCCTGGAAACCGCGAAGCTGCTCAAGCGCAAGGTGCGCGTGGTCAGCGTCCCGAGTTTCAAACTGTTTGACGAACAGCCTGAATCGTATAAAAAAGAAGTGTTGCCTCCCGAGGTTACGGCGCGTGCCGCAGCCGAGGCCGGCAGGACCGAGCTCTGGCACAAGTTCGTGGGCTGCGACGGACTGGTGCTCGGCCTCGACCACTTCGGACAATCCGCTCCCGGCAAGGAGCTGGCGGAGAAATATGGTTTCACCGCCGAGAACTTTGCCCGGATGATCAGAGAGAAATATTAG
- a CDS encoding LysM peptidoglycan-binding domain-containing protein — MKKLILLTIALCMVFAWGCSKKVKTEPEVVVVEEKEVVVEQEVVTDPMQVYKAEYDALPVSHTVTKGECLWWISEYKHIYNDPFMWPLIYKANRGQIKNPDLIYAGQQFEIPRYGFDLEEVKAARKQAGAAWKALEPGEDAMIPAEMRAALGYSF, encoded by the coding sequence ATGAAAAAGCTGATTTTATTGACGATCGCCCTGTGCATGGTTTTCGCCTGGGGTTGCTCCAAGAAGGTGAAGACCGAGCCTGAAGTCGTCGTGGTCGAGGAAAAGGAAGTCGTGGTCGAGCAGGAAGTTGTGACCGACCCCATGCAGGTCTACAAGGCCGAATACGATGCCCTGCCGGTCTCCCACACCGTGACCAAGGGCGAGTGCCTGTGGTGGATTTCCGAATACAAGCACATCTACAATGATCCCTTCATGTGGCCCCTGATCTACAAGGCCAACCGCGGCCAGATCAAGAACCCGGACCTGATCTACGCAGGCCAGCAGTTCGAGATTCCCCGCTACGGCTTCGACCTCGAAGAAGTCAAGGCCGCACGCAAGCAGGCCGGCGCTGCCTGGAAGGCTCTGGAACCTGGCGAAGACGCCATGATCCCGGCCGAAATGCGCGCCGCTCTGGGCTACAGCTTCTAA
- a CDS encoding Lon protease family protein produces MTEKNTTAVPKGLAAEKLRAAMEPEKIPFRDSREIPESNAYSKFQPRAIQALEMALAIRDREHNVYVSAEPNMGRTYFVKNFLEPKAAQAPAPSDWVYLHNFEDPDTPLAVAMPAGTGRKFKAAQARAMTAVRQEIPARFEKEAFQKKHERLLKEFNTKRDDLFARMEKIAQKENFNLNVDDEGVLTLSPIVEGKVISDADYDKLKPGLRKELKAKGEELLAKVTTILRSINRIEVGLREKEMDLQRETARTVLDESFAKIREKFESAPGLKDYFDALETEVVDNVEEFLPREQNVSSLLQDASGGGENFFTRFEINLFVDNGKTKGAPVIVEDHPTSFNLLGSIEREAEMGALYTDFTLIKAGSIHKANGGFLLLNMEDLLGNPNSWEGLLRALRAGCSRIEDPVDPDQVRARTIQPQPVPLDMRVILIGTDEHYELLLMGDDRFSKYFKLKAHLQPRVKRTAANIRHYLSVIGRIARESDVRPFTRDALAGLLDFASRLAEDQKELSLYMPLVRERMIEASAMAALKGRDMVDAKVLRQAVEARDYRANLYEEEFLSDYDSQVIKVETQGFATGRANGLSVTMFGDYEFGLPHQISCTVGVGHGGILDLEREAQLGGPIHTKGMMIIKSYLVRLFAQKKPIVLTGSLCLEQSYAGIEGDSASGAELASLLSALSGVAINLSYAFTGAVNQSGAIMAVGGVNRKIEGFFEVCRRRKLSGTQGVIIPRDNVVNLMLKEEVVEAVRDGKFHIFPVRTIEEAMQILTGVRAGTRSKNGKFPLGTIYRRADDRLAELAKLAVPGDRK; encoded by the coding sequence ATGACCGAAAAGAATACCACCGCCGTTCCCAAGGGCCTTGCCGCGGAAAAACTGCGCGCCGCCATGGAACCGGAAAAGATACCGTTCCGGGACAGCCGGGAAATCCCGGAAAGCAACGCCTATTCCAAGTTCCAGCCCCGGGCCATACAGGCTCTGGAAATGGCTCTGGCCATCCGGGACCGGGAGCACAACGTCTACGTGTCGGCCGAGCCGAACATGGGCCGCACCTATTTCGTGAAGAACTTTCTGGAGCCCAAGGCGGCACAGGCGCCCGCGCCGTCGGACTGGGTCTACCTGCACAATTTCGAGGACCCGGACACGCCCCTGGCCGTGGCCATGCCCGCAGGCACAGGCCGCAAGTTCAAGGCGGCGCAGGCCAGGGCCATGACCGCCGTGCGTCAGGAAATTCCGGCCCGGTTCGAAAAGGAAGCCTTTCAGAAAAAACATGAACGGCTGCTCAAGGAATTCAACACCAAGCGCGACGACCTGTTCGCACGCATGGAAAAGATCGCCCAGAAGGAAAACTTCAATCTGAACGTGGATGACGAGGGCGTGCTCACCCTGTCCCCGATCGTGGAAGGCAAGGTCATTTCCGACGCGGACTACGACAAGCTCAAGCCCGGCCTGCGCAAGGAACTCAAGGCCAAGGGCGAGGAACTGCTCGCCAAGGTCACGACCATCCTGCGCTCCATCAACCGCATCGAAGTCGGGCTGCGGGAAAAGGAAATGGACCTGCAACGCGAAACCGCGCGCACGGTTCTGGACGAGAGCTTTGCCAAGATCCGCGAAAAATTCGAATCCGCGCCCGGGCTCAAGGACTATTTCGACGCGCTGGAAACCGAGGTGGTGGACAATGTGGAAGAGTTCCTGCCCCGTGAACAGAACGTGTCGAGCCTGCTTCAGGACGCGTCCGGAGGCGGAGAGAACTTCTTCACCCGGTTCGAGATCAACCTGTTCGTGGACAACGGCAAGACCAAGGGCGCACCCGTGATCGTGGAAGATCATCCCACGTCCTTCAACCTGCTGGGCAGCATCGAACGCGAGGCCGAGATGGGCGCGCTCTACACGGACTTCACCCTGATCAAGGCCGGGTCCATCCACAAGGCCAACGGCGGATTCCTGCTCCTGAACATGGAAGACCTGCTCGGCAATCCCAATTCGTGGGAAGGATTGCTCCGTGCCCTGCGCGCGGGCTGTTCGCGCATCGAGGACCCGGTGGACCCGGATCAGGTGCGCGCCCGGACCATCCAGCCCCAGCCAGTGCCGCTGGACATGCGCGTCATCCTCATCGGCACGGACGAGCACTACGAACTCCTGCTCATGGGCGACGACCGGTTCAGCAAGTATTTCAAGCTCAAGGCCCATCTCCAGCCCAGAGTCAAACGCACGGCCGCCAACATCCGGCACTATCTGTCGGTCATCGGCCGCATCGCCCGGGAATCCGACGTCCGCCCATTCACGCGCGACGCCCTTGCCGGGCTGCTGGATTTCGCATCCAGACTGGCCGAAGACCAGAAGGAGCTGTCCCTGTACATGCCGCTGGTCCGGGAACGCATGATCGAGGCCTCGGCCATGGCCGCGCTCAAGGGCAGGGACATGGTGGACGCGAAAGTGCTGCGTCAGGCCGTGGAGGCCCGGGACTACCGCGCCAACCTCTACGAAGAGGAATTCCTGTCCGACTACGACAGCCAGGTGATCAAGGTCGAGACGCAGGGCTTTGCCACGGGTCGGGCCAACGGCTTGTCCGTGACCATGTTCGGGGACTACGAATTCGGCCTGCCGCACCAGATTTCCTGCACCGTGGGCGTGGGGCACGGCGGCATTCTGGACCTTGAGCGCGAAGCCCAGCTTGGCGGCCCGATCCACACCAAGGGCATGATGATCATCAAGAGCTATCTGGTGCGCCTGTTCGCCCAGAAAAAGCCCATCGTGCTCACGGGCAGCCTGTGCCTCGAACAGAGCTATGCGGGCATCGAGGGCGATTCCGCATCCGGCGCGGAGCTGGCGTCCCTGCTCTCGGCCCTGTCCGGGGTGGCCATCAACCTTTCCTACGCCTTTACCGGCGCGGTGAACCAGTCCGGGGCCATCATGGCCGTGGGCGGGGTAAACCGGAAGATCGAGGGATTCTTCGAAGTCTGCCGCCGCCGCAAGCTCTCCGGCACGCAGGGCGTGATCATCCCCCGGGACAACGTGGTCAACCTCATGCTCAAGGAAGAGGTGGTCGAGGCCGTGCGCGACGGCAAGTTCCACATCTTCCCGGTCCGCACCATCGAGGAGGCCATGCAGATTCTCACGGGCGTGCGCGCCGGAACCCGGAGCAAGAACGGCAAATTCCCCCTCGGAACCATCTACCGCAGGGCCGACGACCGGCTGGCAGAGCTGGCCAAACTGGCCGTGCCCGGAGACAGGAAGTAA
- the glpX gene encoding class II fructose-bisphosphatase produces the protein MEAPQKNLALDLVRVTEAAALACGRWLGRGDKIAADQAAVDAMRLCFNTLEIEGKVVIGEGEKDDAPMLFNGEKLGRGEGPKVDIAVDPLEGTNLLAFGRPNAISVVGVAPSGSMFDPGPSFYMQKLVVPSRAKDVVDIEAPVGHNLKLIARALEKDVDDLVVFVLDKPRHRKLISEIREAGARIQLHTDGDITGSLMAIDPRCEVDVMMGTGGTPEGVLSAIAIRIMGGEMFAKLDPQKQDEKNALADFGLDARRVLTVNDLVKSDDLFFAATGISGGTFLGGVKYHGSGAETSSLVMRGKTGTIRYIEAIHNWDSLMRFSAVDYD, from the coding sequence ATGGAAGCGCCGCAAAAGAATCTCGCGCTGGACCTGGTCCGCGTCACTGAAGCCGCTGCTCTGGCATGCGGTCGCTGGCTCGGCAGAGGAGACAAGATCGCTGCCGATCAGGCGGCCGTCGACGCCATGCGCCTGTGTTTCAACACGTTGGAAATCGAAGGCAAGGTGGTCATCGGCGAAGGCGAGAAGGACGACGCGCCCATGCTCTTCAACGGAGAGAAACTGGGCAGGGGCGAAGGTCCCAAGGTCGACATCGCCGTCGACCCCCTGGAGGGCACCAACCTGCTCGCCTTCGGCCGCCCCAACGCCATCTCCGTTGTTGGCGTGGCCCCGTCCGGCTCCATGTTCGATCCGGGCCCGAGCTTCTACATGCAGAAGCTCGTTGTCCCGTCCAGAGCCAAGGACGTGGTGGACATCGAAGCCCCGGTCGGACACAACCTCAAGCTCATCGCCCGCGCCCTGGAAAAGGACGTTGACGACCTCGTGGTGTTCGTGCTGGACAAGCCCCGCCACAGGAAGCTGATCAGCGAAATCCGCGAAGCCGGCGCACGCATCCAGTTGCACACCGACGGCGACATCACGGGTTCGCTCATGGCCATCGACCCGCGCTGCGAAGTGGACGTGATGATGGGCACCGGCGGCACCCCCGAGGGCGTGCTGTCCGCCATTGCCATCCGCATCATGGGCGGCGAGATGTTTGCCAAGCTCGACCCGCAGAAGCAGGACGAGAAGAACGCTCTGGCCGATTTCGGTCTGGATGCCCGTCGCGTGCTGACCGTGAACGATCTGGTCAAGTCCGACGACCTGTTCTTCGCTGCCACCGGCATTTCCGGCGGCACGTTCCTGGGCGGCGTCAAGTACCACGGCAGCGGGGCCGAGACCTCGTCCCTGGTCATGCGCGGCAAGACCGGCACCATCCGCTACATCGAGGCCATCCACAACTGGGACAGCCTCATGCGTTTCAGCGCGGTGGACTACGACTAG
- a CDS encoding metallophosphoesterase family protein codes for MGETRIAVLSDVHSNLAALEAVLDDLDSRDSAAQVVVTGDCIGYGPDPDACVRLLRERKAMAVMGNHEQALLNLIYLNRMNQFARDALRRNAELLSPDSRQWCESLPKALVVDGCRFVHGLPPDDPVTYLWKVRTNLAPVFGSFPERICFVGHTHDLTRFTFNGTSVAEHPLRQGVVLLEPDLRHLVNIGAVGQPRDGDNRAKYGLFDPGTRELEMRFVAYDIARTAARIREVGIHRMFAQRLW; via the coding sequence ATGGGTGAAACGCGCATTGCGGTCCTTTCGGACGTGCATTCCAATCTTGCGGCGCTGGAGGCCGTGCTTGACGATCTGGATTCCCGGGACTCGGCCGCACAGGTGGTGGTGACCGGGGACTGCATCGGGTACGGCCCGGACCCGGACGCGTGCGTGCGTCTGCTGCGCGAACGCAAGGCCATGGCGGTCATGGGCAACCATGAGCAGGCATTGCTCAACCTGATCTACCTGAACCGCATGAACCAGTTCGCCCGGGACGCGCTGCGCCGCAATGCGGAACTGCTTTCCCCGGACTCCCGGCAATGGTGCGAATCCCTGCCCAAGGCGCTGGTCGTGGACGGCTGCCGGTTCGTGCACGGCCTGCCGCCCGACGATCCGGTCACGTATCTGTGGAAGGTACGCACCAATCTCGCTCCGGTGTTCGGCAGCTTTCCGGAACGCATCTGCTTCGTGGGCCACACCCATGATCTGACGCGATTCACGTTCAACGGCACCTCGGTCGCGGAACATCCCCTGCGGCAGGGAGTTGTCCTGCTGGAGCCGGACCTGCGGCATCTGGTGAACATCGGGGCCGTGGGCCAGCCAAGGGACGGGGACAACCGCGCCAAGTACGGCCTGTTCGATCCCGGGACCCGGGAACTGGAAATGCGCTTCGTGGCCTATGACATTGCCCGGACAGCAGCCCGCATCAGGGAGGTCGGCATCCACCGCATGTTTGCCCAGCGACTGTGGTGA
- a CDS encoding TIGR01777 family oxidoreductase, translating into MRAIIAGGTGFIGRHLSAELVAHGWEVVILSRSPSKVAETFHSGVIGMPWDNGWTEFLDDASVIVNLAGSNIASGRWNESVKERILSSRIRAGQRIVETIRNSERKPAALIQGSAVGFYGPRNDNPVDESTESGTGFLASVTREWEASTRELEDLGVRRAVIRTGMVLGHGGALERMLPPFRLFAGGPVGSGRQGVSWIHMLDQVRAIRFLMETDSASGPYNLTAPTPVNFRKFARTLGEAMRRPSWLPAPAFALRLLFGEMADEVLLSGQLALPSRLLEAGFEFRFPELAPALQDLLD; encoded by the coding sequence ATGCGAGCCATCATCGCCGGAGGAACCGGGTTCATCGGCAGGCATCTGAGCGCGGAACTCGTTGCGCACGGCTGGGAGGTCGTGATCCTTTCCCGCTCGCCGTCCAAGGTCGCGGAAACGTTCCACAGCGGAGTCATCGGCATGCCCTGGGACAACGGGTGGACCGAATTTCTGGACGACGCATCCGTGATCGTGAATCTGGCCGGAAGCAACATTGCGTCCGGTCGCTGGAACGAATCCGTCAAGGAACGCATCCTGTCCAGCCGGATTCGGGCCGGGCAACGGATTGTGGAAACTATACGCAATTCGGAGAGGAAACCCGCCGCCCTGATTCAGGGGTCTGCCGTGGGCTTCTACGGACCGCGCAACGACAACCCCGTGGACGAGTCCACGGAGTCCGGAACCGGATTTCTGGCCTCGGTCACGCGCGAATGGGAGGCGTCCACCCGGGAACTGGAGGATCTGGGTGTACGGCGAGCCGTGATCCGCACGGGCATGGTACTGGGCCACGGCGGGGCGCTGGAACGCATGTTGCCACCCTTTCGCCTGTTCGCGGGCGGCCCGGTGGGCAGTGGAAGACAGGGCGTGTCGTGGATACACATGCTGGATCAGGTCCGGGCCATCCGGTTCCTGATGGAGACCGATTCCGCAAGCGGGCCCTACAACCTGACCGCGCCGACCCCGGTGAATTTCCGCAAGTTCGCCCGCACTCTGGGCGAGGCCATGCGCAGGCCGTCATGGCTTCCGGCCCCGGCATTCGCCCTGCGGCTGCTGTTCGGGGAAATGGCGGACGAGGTGCTGCTTTCGGGCCAGCTTGCCCTGCCCTCGCGACTGCTTGAGGCGGGCTTCGAGTTCCGCTTTCCCGAACTCGCCCCGGCCCTGCAGGACCTGCTCGACTGA
- a CDS encoding cobyric acid synthase, whose protein sequence is MKQSVFAGIPDILDEQRFAHGGNLRKLAEQAGCAPSDILDFSASINPLGPPAWLGQEVGAALQDVDHYPDPDNMDLVMAASDRYKVWPTQILAGNGASELLFAAAGLGGFRQAVIPSPSYVDYARACKAHRLAVRDLPMRRDNGFQVDFPALGPILCTPSVVFLARPNNPTGTSFSAADLREVAEMFPQSRFIVDESFADFLPEDADRLVRDRPDNVITIVSLTKFFAIPGLRLGLAFARPDIILKLRKRIPAWSVNSLAQRVGARCLRDTDYAARTRERTSLLRQELAAGLRQVPGLRVLPGEANFLLCRVDRVGRDGSELADRLLREHRIAIRLCVNFSGLGSEWFRVAVRNEKDNERLIRALEALSGTARPPLVKRERHTPAIMLQGTSSNAGKSVLTAALCRILLQDGYDVAPFKAQNMSLNSHVTDTGGEMGRAQVTQAMACRMNPDVRMNPVLLKPGSDTGSQVIVMGRPVGNMNVSQYVRYKPQAWDAVKSAYDSLANEHEVMVLEGAGSPAEVNLKHHDIVNMNMARYADARVLLTGDIDRGGVFASIVGTMQLLTPAERAMVEGFVINRFRGDATLLEPAFGQMFEHTGKPILGVVPYIHGLGLPEEDSVSFKEGFRPDESDKFPPDQCVDIAVIDLPRISNFNDIDPLYAEPDVRVRVVSSPHELGDPDAVIIPGSKSTVPDMKALRGAGMAAAIRELAGDSHRTRIIGICGGFQMLGELVDDPHGLESESARVDGFGLLPVRTTLSPDKTLSRTYGVHSRSGLRVHGYEIHHGRTAPMNDSLRVALRDNQGDPLGFGKADGRVWGTYLHGLFDADEFRRWFIDQLRMDKGLDPLTQVQTAFDLEDALDNLASIVREALDIDALYRTLGLRGHCRQASLLYKLS, encoded by the coding sequence TTGAAACAGAGCGTATTCGCGGGCATTCCCGACATTCTGGACGAACAGCGGTTCGCCCATGGCGGCAATCTGCGCAAACTGGCCGAGCAGGCCGGATGTGCGCCGTCCGACATCCTCGACTTTTCCGCCAGCATCAATCCCCTTGGCCCGCCCGCATGGCTGGGGCAGGAGGTAGGGGCCGCGCTTCAGGACGTGGACCACTACCCGGATCCGGACAACATGGATCTCGTCATGGCCGCGTCCGATCGCTACAAGGTCTGGCCAACCCAGATTCTTGCGGGAAACGGCGCTTCGGAACTGCTGTTCGCGGCCGCCGGGCTGGGCGGCTTTCGGCAGGCCGTGATTCCCTCGCCTTCCTATGTGGACTATGCCCGGGCATGCAAGGCGCACCGTCTTGCGGTCAGGGATTTGCCCATGCGCCGGGACAACGGGTTTCAGGTGGATTTCCCCGCGCTCGGCCCGATCCTGTGCACCCCGTCCGTGGTGTTTCTGGCCCGGCCCAACAATCCCACGGGCACCTCGTTCAGTGCGGCGGACCTGCGCGAAGTCGCGGAAATGTTTCCCCAGTCCCGATTCATCGTGGACGAATCCTTTGCCGATTTTCTGCCCGAGGACGCGGACAGGCTGGTGCGCGACCGTCCGGACAACGTGATCACCATCGTGTCCCTGACCAAGTTCTTCGCCATTCCGGGCCTGCGTCTCGGACTGGCATTTGCCCGGCCCGACATCATTCTCAAGCTGCGGAAGCGCATTCCCGCATGGTCCGTGAATTCCCTTGCCCAGCGCGTGGGCGCGCGCTGCCTGCGTGATACCGACTACGCTGCGCGCACCCGCGAGCGCACCTCTCTGCTCCGGCAGGAACTGGCCGCAGGATTGCGGCAGGTGCCCGGGCTTCGCGTCCTGCCCGGCGAGGCCAATTTTCTGCTCTGCCGCGTGGACCGCGTGGGCCGGGACGGCAGCGAGCTTGCGGATCGTCTTTTGCGCGAACACCGCATCGCCATCCGTTTGTGCGTGAATTTTTCGGGATTGGGCAGCGAGTGGTTTCGCGTGGCCGTGCGCAATGAAAAGGACAATGAACGGCTGATCCGCGCGCTGGAAGCCCTGTCCGGCACGGCCCGGCCACCGCTGGTCAAACGGGAACGCCACACCCCGGCCATCATGTTGCAGGGCACCAGCTCCAATGCGGGCAAGTCCGTGCTCACTGCGGCCCTGTGTCGCATCCTGCTTCAGGACGGGTATGACGTGGCCCCGTTCAAGGCCCAGAACATGTCGCTGAACTCCCATGTCACGGACACGGGCGGGGAAATGGGCCGGGCGCAGGTGACGCAGGCCATGGCCTGCCGCATGAATCCGGACGTGCGCATGAACCCGGTGCTGCTCAAGCCCGGGTCCGACACCGGATCGCAGGTCATTGTCATGGGCAGGCCCGTGGGCAACATGAACGTGTCCCAGTACGTGCGCTACAAGCCGCAGGCATGGGACGCGGTCAAGTCCGCCTACGACTCCCTTGCCAACGAGCACGAGGTCATGGTGCTGGAAGGCGCGGGCAGTCCGGCCGAGGTCAATCTCAAGCATCACGACATCGTGAACATGAACATGGCCCGGTATGCGGACGCGCGCGTGCTTCTGACCGGCGACATCGACCGGGGCGGGGTGTTCGCGTCCATCGTGGGCACCATGCAGCTGCTCACCCCTGCGGAACGCGCCATGGTCGAAGGGTTCGTGATCAACCGCTTCCGGGGCGACGCAACCCTGCTGGAACCCGCGTTCGGCCAGATGTTCGAGCACACGGGCAAGCCCATTCTCGGCGTGGTGCCGTACATCCACGGCCTTGGTCTGCCCGAGGAGGATTCCGTTTCCTTCAAGGAAGGGTTCCGGCCGGACGAGTCCGACAAGTTCCCGCCCGACCAGTGCGTGGACATTGCGGTGATCGATCTGCCGCGCATTTCGAATTTCAACGACATCGATCCGCTGTACGCCGAACCCGACGTGCGCGTGCGCGTGGTGTCCTCGCCCCACGAACTGGGCGATCCCGATGCCGTGATCATTCCCGGGTCCAAGTCCACGGTGCCGGACATGAAGGCCCTGCGCGGCGCAGGCATGGCTGCCGCCATTCGCGAACTGGCCGGAGACAGTCACCGAACCCGCATCATCGGCATCTGCGGCGGGTTCCAGATGCTCGGCGAACTCGTGGACGATCCGCACGGGCTGGAATCCGAATCCGCGCGCGTGGATGGCTTCGGGCTGCTTCCGGTGCGCACCACGCTGAGCCCGGACAAGACCCTGAGCCGTACCTATGGCGTGCATTCCCGGTCCGGTCTGCGCGTGCACGGCTATGAAATTCATCATGGCCGAACCGCGCCCATGAACGATTCCCTGCGCGTGGCCCTGCGCGACAATCAGGGCGATCCCCTTGGTTTCGGCAAGGCCGATGGCCGGGTCTGGGGCACCTATCTGCACGGCCTGTTCGATGCGGACGAGTTCCGGCGCTGGTTCATCGACCAGTTGCGCATGGACAAGGGGCTTGATCCGCTCACGCAAGTCCAGACCGCCTTCGACCTTGAAGATGCGCTGGACAACCTTGCGTCCATTGTGCGCGAAGCTCTGGACATCGACGCGCTCTATCGCACGCTCGGGTTGCGTGGCCATTGTCGGCAGGCCAGTCTGTTGTACAAGCTCTCGTAA